A segment of the Photobacterium leiognathi genome:
ATATTATTGTACGCTTGACTGTATGGTTTTAATGCGTTTAGGTAGTGCGTTGTTGAAAAAAAAGGGCTGCTAGTCGAATTTCTGTTAGAGTTAACTAGAATGTTGTAATTAAGCCATTGATTTAATGTGTATGAGTCGGCATTTAAATAAATTGCGTCATTTAAAACTTTATCGCCGGTTTGAATTACACCAGTGCTCGGATCATAATTAGCTTCACTTATTGATATAGCTATGTTTGATGGAGCATTTAAATTAGACTTTGCTTGCTCTGTTAATAAATAAATTGAAAATTGAATATAGTCACTTTCTACTGATTTAGATAATGCAATATCAAAAGGCCAACTAATTACTCTTCTATATGGTATAAATGACTCATCATATGTTATACTACCACTATGACTAGTTGGATGCCAAACATCATTAGCCGTTCCTATATATTGTAGCTTTAATCTGTGTTCGCTAACATTTGCAGATAATCCAGCATAAGAATATCTTCTATTTATTTTACTATATGAAATTGAGTCATCATTTTCACCATATGATGCAGGTCGTAATGTAATGTTAAATAGGTTTGCGCTGTCTTTTTTCACTAAAATTAAAAGTTTTTTAATATAACTTTCACCAAAAGTATCATATTGGCCTCTTGATGTTACAAGTGAGCTTTGAATTCCATCAAACTCAACATTTTCCATAAAAGAGGTGTTGTAAAACTTTTGCTTCAATTTGTTTTTTGAACCCAAGTCTTGTTTGAATATACTTCCTGTTTTATTGACGCAAAGACTATGCCCTGGTGGATAGTTTGTATTATATGATTTTATTTGATATCCATATCCAGACCCCATAGCGGCTAAGGTATTATCTATCCTATATATGCCCCATTCCAGAATATCTAGTTTTTCTTTAAACTTAAGAAATTCTTCTCGTTTTAAATATCTTGTGTTTGGGGGGCAGGTTTCAGATAAGTTTACAAGTATGTTGCCATTATCTATTTCATCAATAGCTAAAGCCGTTGTTGAAGTTAATGCAACAACAGACGCTAGTAATATTTTTTTCATTATATATTCACCACATGAGCTAGAGTGTACATGGTATACTCAACGGCATTAATATCGAATCTAAAAGTGTAACTAATAATGTTTATTATTTACTTTCTATCAGATACAAACAAAAGAGAAATAGGGGGAATCAAACTTCTCGTTTTGTATTATGCCTCATGGGTATTATTTATTTTGTGATATTGCCCTCAGAACAACTTTGCCAATACGTTACAGCGTATTTATATTTTATTTAGATCGCTTTAGAACCATTAAGTTAAATAGCCGCTCTTTTTTGTAAAAAACACCAACAGTTGTAGAGTCATTGGAAGTTGTAGGATGCGTCTTCTTATTCTCCGATTTCCAATTTTCCAGTTTCTTTGTATTTTTTGATTAATGCTAGAATTTCATCTTTGATCGACTCAGGGCATCGAACCATCACTGTTTTTTCTTTCTTCTTTCTACCAGCCCCGTCACGCTTTCCGCCCCTGTTTGATTCTTGTATACGTTTTTCAGATTTTAAAAATTTAATAGTTTCAGCATACGCTGTTAAAAATTTAGCACTGCTAATTTTATTCAATATTCGCTTGGTTCCTGCTCGTTGTTGTCCCTTGGGAGTGAAATTGTCTTTCTCTTTTAAGATGTCTTTTTCAAGCTGGATAAGCTCATTTTCTGATAGTTTTTTACGTCGATTTTTTCAGCATCTTTAAAATACATTTCTTTTGATTCCCGTATACGCTTTTCAATACCGTATATGATTTTTTGAAAAGTGTATACGAAAATCAAAGGCAAGAGCTAGAGATAGGCACGCTGTCGAAAGTATACTCTTCGTTCCTCAAAGTTTACTTTCGCGTGCATGGGTGAAAGAGTCTAAGCGAGAGAACGATGCTCTCGCATGAGCAAAAAAATGAGGGGGAATAAGAACAAAAAGGAAGTGGACCAGTTTTTAAAATTGCAGGTATCATCTTTGAAAGATACCTCTCATTCGATTTTGTTGTTAACAAAATTGAATGACATAATAACGCACTATAACTTTTATCCTTTAGAATAAAAAAATGCCACACCTACCTGTGCAGCACTTCTTTATGTCTCTCTGATCAAGCACCAATGATTTTTCTATAACGTGCTAGGCGCTCTCTATCAGCTTTGATTAATTTTCTTTTTACCGTTTTCAGCTCTTTCTCATAGGCTTCTAAAATCGCAATACACTTTCTCGCCCATGCGCCTTCTGCATCCGAACCTACCGTTACCCTTGGTCGTGGTGGTAATCGTTTACGGGTGATCTTCTTCATCCCTTTTTGCTCTAAATCAACAGCGGATTTTTTAGAAAACACGATGTTTAGCTGCATATATTTTTTCTTCACTTTAGTCGCTTCATCTTTAAAGTGAATCACATCAAATTCGGTTTTCTTGGTCAGCTCAGTGAACAACTTAAAATTATTCGCAAACTGGGTGATGGTCTTATACTTCGTTGCTGATAATTTATTACATTGCTCTAAGTCTAACGAAATCATCCAGCCACCCTCTTGGCTGACAGGTTTAGATGATGCCGTCATTTGCAACAAGGTATACAGCTTACTGGCAGGTTTGGTGAGCTTTTCAGTCACAGCACTGTCTAAACGGGTAAAGTAACGCTGTAAAAACAGCATTTCCATTGCCAGGCGTTCGTGCAGAATAAAACTCACACTTGCCGCACTCCAATGCTTACTTTCATCCCCGCTCTCTGCTGTTTTTTGCGTCCAACCTTTCGGCTTGATCATTTGGTGAGTGACCGTTTTTATCTGGGTCATTTCACTCTGGTTTAGCTGAACATGGAACGTAATGTCACTGATAGGACGAGACAGGCCAACATCGATCACCGAATTACGGGTATCAGAGAACGAGATATTGGTCAGCATCTCATCAAACAAGCTCAATGCATTTAACGTAAATTCACGATAATAGGTACTCGCCGCCAATTGATAATCTTTGATGTAATCTTTAGCGCGTAGCGTGACCGTGCGATATTTCGCTGGGATCACTGCAGTACCTTCTGAAAGATCATTAAGAAACTGCTCAGAATTGAGCAATTGCAGCGGGTAAACATCAATCTTCTTTGCTATTTGCTCGAATATACGCCAACTGTCGGGCTCCATCTGTAGCAACCCAGTGATCACGTCATTGGATAGACGATATAACTTACCTTGTTTATCTAAGTCATTATTATGCTTAAATTTCAATAGATTAGTATGTAAATCTCTATCAGGCAGCGTTACCAATTCTTGATTATTTAGATCAACGTCCATTTCAAAACATACATCAAATAGCTAAAGATTTTCATAATATACATCAAATCACTTAACTTATCTCAATTTGATGTCAAAAAAATAGGGATACATAAAATTACTTAAAATAAGCTATGAAAACATACATAAAATTACTTAAAGTTAGTCTGCGATTTTTTCAAAACATACATAAAATAACTTCGTATTATACATATAAAAACTTCGTATTATACATATAATTACTTTAACATGAAGTTTAAATATGAATTAAAAACAACAAGTTAATTAAAAAAAGTACCATCCTAAAGTAAAGTAAAGATCCTTACTGTAAGTAATATAAGTAATTAAAAGATCAAAGATAGAAGCAACTAAGATCAACATCTTCGATGTATTTTATTTTTTGAAAATAACTTCAAAAAGCACTTTAAGTAGTAAGCTATTGATTTTATTTAAATGTTTTTCTTTGTTTTATAACAATGAGATCAAACGAAAGGATTTTCCCAAACACATCGCAATTTCTTCATTCCCCAGTGGTGGATCATATCTTGTTTGTTTAGCGTGATGTTTCTTGTCCAATCAAGGAATGATCATGGCTAGCTACGCTTATTTACGTGTCTCAGGTGATACCCAAGACGTAAACAATCAGAAACATGGCATTTTAGAGTACTCAAACCGCCTAGGACTGAGTAACTTAGTTTTTATAGAGGATTGTGTGTCTGGAGCTAAAAAATGGCGTCAGAGGCGTTTAGGGAGCTTATTAGAGGGATTATCAGCAGGGGATGTGATCATTTTTTCTGAAGTTACCCGTATGGCACGTTCCACGCTGCAAGTATTAGAGATCTTAGAACTGTGCATGGAAAAGCAAATCAGCGTCCACATTGCCAAACAGAACATGCAGCTTGATGGCTCTATGCAAGCCAAAATTGTTGCCACCATCTTGGGGCTAGCTTATGAGATAGAACGTGAGTTTATCCGAATGCGAACCAAAGAAGCGCTAGCGGCCCGTAAAGTAAAAGGCCAAATATTGGGGCGGCCGAAAGGACCCGCGAAACGTTTAAAGCTCGATGATAAACGTGACCAGATAGAAAAGTATCGGGCTATGGGGTTAGGTATTAGAGCCACGGCAAAGCTGCTTGATATTGCCCCTAGCACACTCAGTGATTATCTAAAAATCAAAGATATAAGTACATAAATGTATTACATTTGTAATACATGGTTACTTTTTGTTTGAAAAGTAATAGCCCACGACAGATCCAATTATCGCGCTACTAAACGCCAAAAGCTCTGTGAAATATTGGCTTTCAATGATGAGAGCATAAGTGAGTAATCCGAGAAGAATACCGGTTAAGTAGATAGCTAAAACAGGCGCTATACGTTTATTCATCCGATCTGTGGTTGGCTCTGTAATTCCCAGCCCATTACACACCCCACAAACAAGGCCTGTTTGGTTTTTTCTACGCCAAAAAGGGATTTCTGCTCGTTGTATACAGGCGCGGCAAGAGTCTTGGTTGTGTCCTGTTGTACATGTTCCAGTCCCCGCACAATGCTTACACTCATATAAATTGAGTTTATTGACTTCCATGTTTGTATTTCCTAGTTGGCTTCGTAAATCGCTTGGATCAGTTTCTTCTCGTTCACTTGCGCACGCATCTTAATCAAGCCACGCAACAACTTAGCACTGGTGATCTTCTTATAGGTGTGTGCGCTTAATTCTTCTAGCCATAAATTCAGCTCGGCTTTATCGTTATCAGATAGGCGCATCGGTATCGGTGAGGTCCCTGTAGTGACATTGCGGCGTGTCGCTACCGTGGTAATTTTCTCAGCTTTCTTTGGCTGCTCTTCTGCCTCAGTTTTTCGCTGGCTTCGACGGTTAAGGCCCGTCATTCCTTTTAATTTAGTCATAATAATGTATTACATTTGTTATACATCTAGTCTTGCAAGTATTTCTTTTGCAAGGGATTTGTAATCATTAATAGCGGTAGAGCTAGGCTTGTAAGTCATTAGTGGCTCCGCACTCACACTCGCTTGCCCAATGGCTTCAGTGCGGCGAACGGTACTGTGTAAGACTTTTCCTTCAAGCTCATTTAATTGCTCATCAAGGAAGTTATTGATCAGCTTATTGGCTTTGGCATATTCGTTCCGAAATACCGCAAAATTGACATTGTCGGTTTCTTTCACTTCTTCCAATGCATCTAATAAATCGGCCAAACCATTGAGTGAAAATGATCCGCCATCAACTGGGATCAAGAATAAATCTGCTGCCATCATGGCGTTGACGGAGGTTAAACTTAGGTTTGGTGGACAATCTAAAATCACCACATCAAATTGCTCTCGTAACGTATCAAGCTGCTTAAGCAAAATGCGCTCACGATGCACTTTAGTCAGGCTTTGTTCGATCACTCGGCTTAAGCGAATGTCTGTCGGGCAAAGAGAAAGATTTTTGATGTTATCGCCACCTGCTTGCGCTGGGATAATTGCTTGGTTAATAGGGTGTTTTTTTGCTGATTCAAACACGTCAGAAATAGTGCTTTTGAACTCAAACTGGCTACCGCTTAGCACTACACTTAAGTTCGCCTGCGGATCGAG
Coding sequences within it:
- a CDS encoding recombinase family protein; the protein is MASYAYLRVSGDTQDVNNQKHGILEYSNRLGLSNLVFIEDCVSGAKKWRQRRLGSLLEGLSAGDVIIFSEVTRMARSTLQVLEILELCMEKQISVHIAKQNMQLDGSMQAKIVATILGLAYEIEREFIRMRTKEALAARKVKGQILGRPKGPAKRLKLDDKRDQIEKYRAMGLGIRATAKLLDIAPSTLSDYLKIKDIST
- a CDS encoding molecular chaperone DnaJ; amino-acid sequence: MEVNKLNLYECKHCAGTGTCTTGHNQDSCRACIQRAEIPFWRRKNQTGLVCGVCNGLGITEPTTDRMNKRIAPVLAIYLTGILLGLLTYALIIESQYFTELLAFSSAIIGSVVGYYFSNKK
- a CDS encoding ParA family protein, producing MKTIAIINQKGGVGKTTTAINLSAQFAREGKRTLAIDLDPQANLSVVLSGSQFEFKSTISDVFESAKKHPINQAIIPAQAGGDNIKNLSLCPTDIRLSRVIEQSLTKVHRERILLKQLDTLREQFDVVILDCPPNLSLTSVNAMMAADLFLIPVDGGSFSLNGLADLLDALEEVKETDNVNFAVFRNEYAKANKLINNFLDEQLNELEGKVLHSTVRRTEAIGQASVSAEPLMTYKPSSTAINDYKSLAKEILARLDV